The DNA region CAGTTTTGTCAGCATGTTTCAATTGAAAATATTTTAATCTGTGACCCCAATTTTGATCTTAAATCACTAATTGCTTAAACGGCTTAAAGTTCCTTCCAGAATCCCTGATTTGATCTTTTCCGAAACTCCTGAAAATTGTGATTATTCAAAATTTCTGTGAATTCTAAACTTCCATGAATCCTGCATATTCTTTTTGTTTCCTGTCAGAGTTTGTGAGtaaggagaccggaccaatcctTCCCCTTCCATATTTTTCTTACTCCTCCGCATTTTAATTTGCCGAAAAACATTTTGTCTCGTTTCTTAGAAAAACTTTTCATCCTTTCTGAATCTTTGCTGGTAATAAAGTAAACTACTTGGCACACTAAGGGTGCTCTCACACATGGGTATTATTTGGCGTTTTTTATGCCCCCCCCAACAAAACTTCACAAAAAGCGCCAGTGGCGTTCTTGCCTTTAAGTGTGAAAGTGTCTTTGAGATTCGAACATGGACTTCAATGCTGAAGTTTGTGTTCTGGTCAAAACCCCGCTTGCTGGAGCGGGTGGCAGACACGGCACACAAAGTTGGTGGGGAGGTTGGTTGGGGACCAGGGGATGGTTAACCTACCCCCAGTCTTAACCCATGCTCTAATGATCAGTGGCTGAGCACTGCcttacccactgattggctgaaatgaTGCTGGAACATGATAATCTCAGCCAGTCAATGTTCCGGCTGCAGACCCTGTTTTGGAGGCTTAatctttgaagaggcagagcctacCACAGTTGTATCTCAGCGtgccgggctctggtgaagaagaGACGAGACATCAGGATGAGCATCAATagggccccctcttctcccagcACTGAACCCGTCCCAgcaattaacccccttccttgctggggtgggtacattatgacatcaatgtggcccccatggggttatgTGAGGgtggcatgcatcctcacttaaccccctgggggccacatattttagtctggcacacaaagggttaggTGTGGATGCCATGCCATAAAATGGTCAAAGAGGGGTGTATGGAAACAGAGATTTCAATTAATAAATTACAAGATATACTCAATCTTTTCCCATTAAGAGACTGATAgatatcaatctactcagctccttctactctataacatgatgccgatagcttgggtagcattttcatggtgactggtTCCTTTTAAACCCTGATATAGGCAGGGTGTAATAGGTGGTCAGTAATGTgatagtacactgcaatacagtggTCCTATATCCCCCAAATGGTATAGGTCAGAATAATTATAGTGGATAAAAGACATTCACAATGTACATATTTAAGTTATtttatattaattaaaaaaaaagacaaaaagcacAAACATATCAAAACagcaaatgacaaaaaaaaaaaaaaagtttgagaattGTGTGGAAACTGTTTACTCTGTAGGCCATACAGGCTTACATTCTGGAAAACCCCAAGCACTTCATAAATTGGATGTCTCTTGGCCTCCAGTGTATGTGATGTACCTGTAAACTATACTATGACAACCAAAGTATAACGGTAGCATGTTGCATTTAACCATTGTAGGGATGTAAGTGGAGTGCCCTATACCACTGTGACAGAAACTCAACACGGTATCTCAGTATGTGCAGTGTCCGATGTGTGGGTCCTATTTGTTGAAGTCTAAAATGTGCTTTGTGCACGTCTGCACAGCATGTTTCTCTGGTACACCATGATCATCATAGGCCAGAACTCTCTCAAACAAAGCATTTCTGCTCATGGCAACCAGAGTgcaaatataatttttaaaaagtttggttttgATAGGCAGGGGTCTCAGTGCCTGGACCCCAACTGATCATAACTTTCTTAAAGTTTTTTTATATTTGCACCGTGACATTGGTTGCTCTGGGTAACAGGGCCATTAAACCAGTCcctttagcaaccaatcatatcacagcaatatgttttttttcacCCATGTCAGTGTACCCTGCCGAGCTGCATTATATCTTCATGCACAAACAAGCTTttggggcgggttcagactacggaattcttgcggataaattctgcggaattccggcggataaattctgcggaattccgccacttgaACTCGCtcgcggccgcgcgcctttccgccagccccatagacaccattctatgggccggctgattccgctatccgccgaaagaattgacgtgtcaaacggcccacagaatggtgtctatggaaccggtggaaaggcgcacggccgtgacCGTGTACAGGCAACGgtattccgcagaatttatccccgagaattccgtagtctgaacccatccTTATAGTCCGAGTAAACACCCAGCTGTCAGGATTACAATGATTCTTTGGATGCTGAAGGAAACGGTTAAAAGTAAAATTGTAAGCATGAGTTTTGTAAACTGAATAACccagaaaaagaataaaaatgtacaaatacCCCACATAAAGGATCACCCAAAAAATCAGCTAGCCGCCTATACACAATGATAGTGCGGCAAGTCTTAGATTTTTTTCTCTCCCTCTTCTTTTAAATTAAATCAAGAACACATGTAACTAAAGTGCAAGTTCTGTAAAGACTTGTCGGTTCCAGTCCAGACATCACTCTTGTCCACACCGGAGATTTTAAAGGATTTTCACTTGCAAGACATTTGGGCGAGGACCTTGTTTCTTGCTCCAGAGAACAGTGTTATATAGATGGGGCAGCCGCTTTGACCTTGTTAAAATAATCAGGATTTGAAAGGTGAAGGATTAGTTCCGAGGGAAGTCTTTTCCTTCAGTAGTGGCCAGCTATTCTGTAATATCCAGTATGCTGTCCCATCCAGCAACCCGTCTGTTGCGTCTAACATCATTCCATGTCTTCACTCCATCTTAGACCTTTCAAAATGCGTGATCATCCTCtcctaataaaaagaaaaaatataatagactttgtgaattttttttaaaagttcctCAAACTTATTTTGAGCCTAACAAGTTGAATATGAATAAGTAGAAATGAGTTACAGGATGATTCGTTTCAGTTCCCTATGGTAATGGCGGGATGTCTCTCAAAAGCCAAGCACATGACTGCCATGAGTTCTGCTTTTGCAGCCAGATATATAAATGGAAGATACTGACCTCGTCTGAATCCAATAACGCGGGGAGAGCTCTGCAAGTAAAGCACAAAACTGTCATTCACAAGAGGTTACACTGGATTCCTACTGGTACACTTCTGCACAACTATCTGCTTTGTGCATCGGAGTTCGTGAAGCTATCCCCCAGGGAATATGGATCTattctacagtacattacaagtGATGCAGATCTCGGTTTGCTTTAAAGgcatagtgcggcgctaaacaattattcacaaaataacacattacaaagttatacaactttgtaatgtatgttatgtatgtgaatggcccccttccccgtgtttccccccacccacgctagacccggaagtgtggtgcattatactcaccacatctcgtgtcgaccaccgtccgccatcttgggacaatgacagtcttcgggaggccggccgaaccgctccatccgtccctcatgctggcccccctatgctgcgtcatcagcagctcagccgcgattggctgagcataactgtgctcagccaatcacggctgagcacggttatgatgcggcagaggggggtcggcatgagggacggatggagcggttcggccggcctctcgaagatgacatcattgtcccaagatgccagacgagggtcgacacgagatgcggtgagtataatacaccacacttccgggtctagcgtgggtggggggaaacatggggaagggggccattcacatacataacatacattacaaagttgtataactttgtaatgtgtgttattttgtgaataattagtTAGCGCCGCACTATGCCTTTAAAGAGTATTATATAATcctataaaataaacaaactcaGTCAGGATGGCTCCACTGCTTGTaatgtttaaagaggacctgtcacccgggaGGACAACGCCGAGCCCCAGATAcctcccctttcctgcaagtctcgCTCTTGGACCCGGTCCTcggacggagatatcagcgccccaaGCCGTGcacgcgctgtatgctaattacctgagatgagtccgatgcccatagagaatgactggagccgtcatactctatgggcatcggactcatctctgctgagtgCACACATGGCTTTTGACGGCGAGATCTCCGTCGCgggactgggtccaggagcaagacttgcaggaaagggtaagtatctggggctccaccagggggtcgggcgggtTCGGCACAGTCAtcccagctgacaggttcccagttttccaggactggatacagctttttcCTGCACACTGTGGTCAATTCTTCATGGGAGTGCCAGAGACAGCAGAGTATTGTACTCAGCTCTCCTACAGAATTAATGGGGCACCAGTGTGCATGCATCACTGCCGCTCTTTTCTTGGGGGGAGGCTCTACAGGATGGATGTTAAAAGTTCATCTAACGCAGGCAAAGTTAGAAACACGTATCAACTTTACATTTATTGTAAACTAGAAATACTCACACATCAGTAACAGATGAAGGTATGTTCTCTTCTACCCACTTCAAATCCTCCTCCTATAGAAAACACAAGGGATTCTTAAACTGAAATATCATTTCACAAGGCAGTGTAAACCCTTTCAGATCATTAAAGTGGCTCTGATACTATGACCACAGGTCAtgctacatcacccagcacacttccgaAACATATTCAAGTAGCCGTGTCTCTGCCCGGTATAACCAGCAAGCTTACATTTATAAAGTCCTGCACTCTATGTAAATGAGGCCCAACTAGTCATTGGGGTGTCTTCCTTTCAGCAAGTAGTCATGGCCACCAGATGTgtcagcgctgtaatcacgctcCCCTAGGAGTTATTCAAAGAGCTGTAATCTCCATGATGTCACCAAGAGATGAGCCTTCGCGCCTGGGTGACGAGAAAGCTCGCCTTTCAGTGACGTCATGGAGATCACATCGATTTGAATCGtgtccagaggggcgtgattacagcgctgacTCGCCTGGTGATCGTGACTACTTGCTGAAAGGAAGACACCCAGTTGGGCCTTAGTTACATAAAGTGTGGGCCAGTTTACATGGAGCAAAAGCAGCAGAACTCTCCTCTGCCGGATCCCGCCCgcctcagtctcacacagtgtgtCAATAGGTGAGCTCGCTCGCCTGCCTCCGCTTTTGTCATTTACGCTCAAAAAATTGAAAGGTAAATTCTTTGAGCAAAAAGCAACGGAATCGGAGAcgcgcaagctctcccataggcgctgcttttgctctgtgtgaactggcagggACTTGGGCTACATGATTATGTTTCAGAAGTGTGCTGAGTGATGTAGCAGCACGTTAGCATTATAGGTATTTTTGAGTGATCCTTGActgaaccacacacacacacacacacacacacacacacacacacagtacagctcCGTGACAAAACCTATGAACATTTTTTACAACTGATCAAAGTTTTTCCTATTTGGCTCTTGATGGTTTCTCTTGATTCAAGCGTCATGCGTACTTACAGCTTTAGTAACCTTCACATTTCcatttgtttctggctttgagcTTCTCATTTTCTTTCCTTCtatagaatacaaaaaaaaaaaaaaacaacggtgTCAATGGCAGGGATTTATCTTTGTTCTTGGCTAATCAGAGGCAGTAAATTACTTAGGACCCAAAAAATATGGGAGAGTCTTAAACCGCCACAAAGtcagtttatatattttaatctTATGCAATTTatcaaaataattaaaaaaaaaagtaagtttgCATCTTTTCATTCATACAGAGTAAAGTCAGCAAAAACCTTTATATATCAGACCTCAAAAGTGACATGTAACAGATCTGACATTCATGCGGCAGGTCACTTTATTTTATGTGTCACCCACTTTACCGCATATGGAATTTCCAGGtctattgggctgatatggttccctgaacagctgtatacagctcctgcagcagccacggcaTGCCCCCAAGAAAgaactttaatcccccgggcgcgtgacaggcagcggcggggaagtagtcatctgggctgctccccgtccgtatctagtcaccgctctctgcctgtcagcacgctctgaggggatgaatgacaggcctttactggcctctctgcctgtaaaTCATCCTTCTGAGCGCCCTGacaagcagagagcggtggctagATATGGgctgggagccgcccagatgactacttccccacctCTGCATGTCACGCGTctgggggattaaagtccttttttcgggtatacagctactgctgcagccggtacgtactgcggctgctgcaggagctgtatacagcagttcagggaaccatatcatccCGATtggactgattggttccctttaaagtagttCACATTGAGAACAGAAAAAATATGCAAACCAGCAGCTAAGTTAGTGACCATATAAGCAAGGACATATATAGCAAATTATGACTGTTCAGATATACATTAAGTCATACCGAAGCTCTCTTTTAGCATAGGTTCTTTTtgttcatcatcttcatcatcatcttcttcatTAAGTGGTGAAAGGCAAACCTTGAGGAAAGGGGAAAACAGTCATGAGGAATACAGTCTACTATACAGCCACAGAGAATTTCTAGAAAACACTAAAAACACATCAACTTCTACAAACTGGAAAAAAGTGACTGTGTAGGGGTAAGGAAACTTGGTAAAAGAGGATACCCAAACATGGATGATATTAGTCATTGTGGAGGAAGGGGTGTGTTAGCCTTTAAACACCTACAGGTGATATCCAATGTTCAGAATCCAAACTCTTCAGCAACAAAGAAATGCCTATTAGACGAAAACCGCACAGtgcaactggtaacacccaattaaaggggatattcaggctttaaaaaacatggccgccttcttcCAAAAACACCAACTGTCCTgtgctcaggttgggtgtgggttttgcagcttagttccactgaagtgaatgtagctgaattgtaataccacacacaacctgaggacagggctggtgctgtttttacagggGTAAAATGCACCTAAGACTTAACTGTATTGagcagccgacagtgtcttctttggctagtctccctgagctcagtgatctgtttgccgtattggtctaataggcattgctcccacctagccaggatCCTACGccgcactgatgaggggaaactcCCCGAAACaaccgtctgtggatggatacctggctttgataTTTTCcaggtcatatcatcagactaaTAACTGAGTTGTActttgactgaaggggccacttaatatggtggtttggtggtctccctacaggagccacccctttgccaggtccttccctggagggatatctggctagtcccatgttttgagactctaaCTAAGCCTCTGCAGActattttgcatattgatgtttcccagggggcaatgcacctaggatttcactgtattgagtgctttaaAACAgcagtcctttaaccccttaacgacatcgggcgtaaatttacgccctgatgccggtaagggagttcagagcggggccgcgcggcgaccccgctctgaaccgcggcggtcccgggtgccacttgtagcccgggaccgctgatattagcgggcacggtccaatcgccgtgcccgctaatacagtaatcagatgcagctgtcaaacatgacagctgcatccgattaccggacgcagcatcatctctggtgtctagtggggagatcgctcctccgggatgttatcccggaggagtgatctccgtaactgaagccggccggggaccgctccaagatggcgccgtccccgactcggcactcgtttgtttccgtctgcagcagccggaagtaaacgagtgccgatctcatggatctctgcagcatatctatgctgcagagatctcaataagatatcaaagcacttatactagaagtcccctagggggaataaccctaaccccaggggggcttctagtataagtgtaaaagtaaaaaaaaaaaaaagtgtcattattagtaaaaagccccctccctgaatcaccccccttttcccaggttataaataaaagtaaataaataaacaaacatgtttgctatcgccgcgtgcgtattcGCCCAAacgattaattaatcacattcctgatctcgcacggtaaacggcgtcagcgcaaaaaaatcccaaagtgcaaaattgcgcttttttggtcgcatcaaatccagaaaaattgtaataaaaagcgatcaaaaagtcgtatatgcgcaatcaaggtaccgatagaaagaacatatcatggcgcaaaaaatgacacctcacacagccccatagaccaaaggataaaagcgttataagcctgggaatggagcggttttaagtgacgtataattgttgacaatggtttaaattttttacaggccatcagatacaatataagttatacatgttatatattgttttaatcgtaacgacttgaggaacatatataacaagtcagttttaccccagggcgaatggcgtaaaaacacatttcccccaaataaacaaaatgcgttttgtttttttttaatttcaccacactttgaatttttttctggtttcgcagtgtactttatgcaaaaattcagcctgtcattgtaaagtacaattagtggcgcaaaaaataagggctcatgtgggtctcttggtggaaaaatgcaaatgctatggccttttaagcacaaggaggaaaaaccgaaaacacaaaaatcgaaattggctctgttcttcagtgatctgtttgccgtattggtctaataggcattgctcccacctagccaggatCCTACGccgcactgatgaggggaaactcCCCGAAACAGCcgtttgtggatggatacctggctttgataTTTTCcaggtcatatcatcagactaaTAACTGAGTTGTActttgactgaaggggccacttaatatggtggtttggtggtctccctacaggagccacccctttgccaggtccttccctggagggatatctggctagtcccatgttttgagactctaaACTGAGCCTCTGCagtctaatttgcatattgatgtttcccagggggcaatgcacctcggatttcactgtattgagtgctttaaAACAGCAGTCTTTTAAACAGTgtcctccctgagatcagtgatctgtttgcagtTTTTGCAAGTAGGTTGCTACAttgttttctaattctggataacccctttaaaaaggtaaaATCTAGCCATTCTGAGGTTATTGGGAGAATATAAGGATgcaaacatttattattttaatgaCTGAGTACTTTAATACTTGGATAAAACCTTCAGCAGATGTGGATGGTAAATTAAAGTGAAAGTAAACCTGCCTAGGATAAACATATTTATTCTTAAATAAAAACTCGATGGACCACAAGGTCTTTTATGCCCAAAATGCAGAAAAGGTGCAAATCCTGCCACTATGCTGAAAGAACGATTCTACATGGATTCAGTGCTCATTCTGCATAGGCGCAAAATATCTCCAGTGTGAACACTACACTAAAGTTATGCAACATTATGTATGCCCTCAAAGGTAAACAGgctaaagagatttttttttttactagaatatTTACTAAAATGGACGGCTGATAGGTCTACAaacagttaattttttttaacctcccgTTTCCTTTTCCTGCAGTCTGTCATTTGGTCATACACACCTCTGATTGTTTGCTGACGGCCTCCACAGAACCATGATAACAAACAAGATCATAGAGAACAACAGGCGCCAAATGGCATCATCCACCCACAGCTCCCGCCAATCCTgcccaaaaatatatatacacattacaaatTGCAACTTTAATTATACAATATTTATCCATCTCTACAAACAATGGAGCAAAAGTCACAAAACTATAAATGCTGACATTTGTATTACAGCAGGTTAGTAAGGCTACCTCTGCGTACTATACTTAATAGGGGCCTAGTGATAGTTCATGTATGAACGCTCTATGCCCACTAGAGTGTCTCTCTGATCAGTTACATACAGCGTTGTATTGCAACCCCCATAGGTTTACATCAaacataaagtgtcactgtcattaggaAAAAGATGTCAAAAATTCTGatcagtcagtgtctgagtgGGGAAAGGGCGAGGTTATGCGCTTCACTACATGGCTCATTGTGATTTtgtctcactgcaggagacaAGATTCAAAAGGTTAATAACGGAGTGTGCAGTGAGATGGAGCTCATAGCGAGCTGAAGAGTGAAGCGCACAACCatgtgcttctccctgctcatttcATAAACTGgtgagggtctgaacactcatacATCAAGGGACTAACACTTTGATACGTATCTTCGACAcgtcaaacgtttttttttttttttgaggacagGGACATTTTAATATTAGATGACATTAGCAAGTTTACCTTACGCAGCATTACGCCTTCAGATCTGATTGCATAGTGCCGGGGTTAAGCGACAACTGACAAGGTGAATAGTAACCCAATAATCAATTTAGTCAAAGAAATAACAGTATCAATTGAGGTCTGCTTCAGCATtgctacttaaagaggacctgtcagctatTAGTCATACACTACCGAAACTATATAATCCTTTTACACGCCTATCATTAGCGTCAAAACTCACCGACTGACAGTCGACAAAGCGGAACTTCATTGTGGTCCAGATGATAAATATGATTGATGCTAAAAGAGAAATAGAAAAAGTTCACTGCTGATCTGAACTCTtgagctgcattcacacgtccgtgataTATTATATTGTCCGTAAGCTGACTATCCATCACAGACTCACCTCTGGACCTCTTACGGAAGTCTCGGCATCATATATTTATTCTTATCccgggagctccaaaacagttaAAGCTCCATTCCCCTGTATTGACAGCTGTGTCAGTTCAGCAGCATAGAACTTAAGCTGTTACAGAGCTCCCGGCATGATCATAAATTATGATGCCGAGAGTTCTGTAAGAGGTCAACACTACAACCCCGTCAACAGTTTTCCATGCAAAGTAATGCGGTCGGTTACTAACTGTGCAGGGAATTATAACTAGGCTGCTAATCAGTCCCTTACATTCTGTAGACTTGCAATGGACTGCCATTTATTATAATGCATACAGTAACCAAATGGCCCCCTTTTTCAGTCACGTTTTCAGACACTATGAGCAGGATCTCGGTTCTCTCTGTGGTTCCATACATTAGCAATAAACAGATGAACACACATACCTACTACAGCCAGGATCAGGGTGTTTGTGAAGTGTCTGTACAGAGACAGCTTGACCACGTTCCTTCTCAGCGTCAGCAGCTTCATGGTCTGAGTTAGGCTTATGAAGATGTGCCAGTAGGTTAAGGAAATGCAGAAACATTTGTGCTAGTGACATTTCTAAAGAGCTGGCTATTCTAACATAAGAGGGTGCTATAGTTTACTTTTGCAAAATTGTCTGGTCAATGAGCAATTAAAGGAGTCTAGCTGTATTCTCCTGCTGGATCTGATGGTGCATAGAGAGACACAACATGCTGGGCAGGAGTATGTAACAGCCCTCTAACATTCATCTCTATAGGCCCAGTGTTAGATCAGGTGGGAGAGTACATAGAGAGAAACCCTTTAAGTTCAGACAATGAGCCAGTAGCACCATAGACAGCAACACTGACATCTGCTGTAGAAGCATGACAATGTTCTTAGTTATttactatgttaaaggggtactccagagagaaactttttaaaagcgactttgtacccacaatctgccccctccaaaccgcttgtaccattggaaagctgcttttaagatctgtc from Dendropsophus ebraccatus isolate aDenEbr1 unplaced genomic scaffold, aDenEbr1.pat pat_scaffold_894_ctg1, whole genome shotgun sequence includes:
- the LOC138780869 gene encoding transmembrane protein 87A-like, which translates into the protein MMNSLFSISVVEGAVILGELLSAVKRSLARILVIIVSLGYGIVKPRLGATLHKVVMAGALYLLFSGMEGVLRVTDHYLYTMALIANLSLSFIDACILFWHIFISLTQTMKLLTLRRNVVKLSLYRHFTNTLILAVVASIIFIIWTTMKFRFVDCQSDWRELWVDDAIWRLLFSMILFVIMVLWRPSANNQRCVCLSPLNEEDDDEDDEQKEPMLKESFEGKKMRSSKPETNGNVKVTKAEEDLKWVEENIPSSVTDVALPALLDSDEERMITHFERSKME